In the Scomber japonicus isolate fScoJap1 chromosome 18, fScoJap1.pri, whole genome shotgun sequence genome, one interval contains:
- the gjc1 gene encoding gap junction gamma-1 protein: protein MSWSFLTRLLEEIHNHSTFVGKLWLTVLIVFRIVLTAVGGESIYYDEQSKFVCNSGQPGCENVCYDAFAPLSHVRFWVFQIILVAMPSLMYMGYAVNKIARLDEAKGGAGSAAVRTGGGGYTHRKPRKICFGARQHRGIEETEEDQEDDPMIYEVPEIEPPKRPRDPLQPAPRPKVRHDGRKRIQDEGLMRVYVLQLVTRTVLEAGFLAGQYLLYGFRVMPVFVCSGKPCPHSVDCFVSRPTEKTIFLRIMYGVTVLCLTLNIWEMLHLGIGTICDILRRRRCPPQEDEYQLGLLGTTGGVEGSVGGTGQEAGSEGGVGGDGAADYVGYPFSWNTPSAPPGYNIVVKPEQMPYTDLSNAKMACKQNRANIAQEEQQQFGSNEDNFPTGGEARVALNKDMIQQAHEQLEAAIQAYSQQHRAEEQLGDNQDDKPQSNIIQAQPQPQAQTQKERKHRLKHGKGGSSGGGSSSNSSSSKSGEGKPSVWI, encoded by the coding sequence ATGAGCTGGAGCTTCCTCACGCGGCTGCTGGAGGAGATCCACAACCACTCCACCTTCGTGGGGAAGCTGTGGCTCACCGTGCTCATCGTCTTCCGCATCGTTCTCACTGCTGTTGGGGGAGAATCCATCTACTATGATGAACAGAGCAAGTTTGTCTGTAACTCAGGCCAGCCAGGTTGCGAGAATGTCTGCTACGATGCCTTCGCCCCTCTATCTCATGTCCGCTTCTGGGTCTTCCAGATCATCTTGGTGGCAATGCCTTCTCTCATGTACATGGGATATGCTGTCAATAAGATTGCACGATTAGATGAAGCCAAAGGAGGCGCTGGTTCTGCTGCTGTTCGAACAGGAGGCGGTGgctacacacacaggaagcccAGGAAAATCTGCTTTGGAGCGCGCCAGCACCGGGGCATTGAAGAGACCGAGGAGGACCAGGAGGATGATCCCATGATCTATGAGGTGCCAGAGATTGAGCCTCCAAAAAGGCCACGGGATCCACTGCAACCTGCACCCAGACCCAAAGTCCGCCATGATGGCCGCAAACGTATCCAAGATGAGGGGCTGATGCGGGTCTATGTCTTGCAGCTGGTGACTCGCACAGTCCTGGAAGCAGGGTTCTTAGCAGGCCAGTATTTGCTGTATGGGTTTCGTGTGATGCCAGTGTTCGTGTGCTCGGGTAAACCTTGTCCCCACAGCGTTGACTGCTTTGTGTCACGGCCTACTGAGAAGACCATCTTCCTGCGCATCATGTATGGTGTAACTGTGCTCTGCCTCACACTCAATATTTGGGAAATGCTCCATTTGGGGATTGGTACCATCTGTGACATTCTTCGCCGTCGGCGCTGCCCACCGCAAGAGGACGAGTACCAGTTGGGCTTGCTGGGAACCACCGGGGGTGTGGAGGGCTCAGTAGGGGGGACAGGGCAGGAAGCAGGTTCTGAGGGAGGAGTGGGTGGAGACGGGGCTGCAGATTATGTTGGCTACCCTTTTTCGTGGAACACCCCATCTGCTCCACCAGGCTACAACATTGTGGTAAAACCAGAGCAGATGCCCTACACAGACCTTAGCAACGCAAAGATGGCATGCAAGCAAAACCGGGCAAACATTGCacaagaggagcagcagcagtttggtAGCAATGAGGATAATTTCCCAACTGGAGGGGAGGCCCGTGTGGCTCTGAACAAAGACATGATCCAGCAAGCTCATGAGCAACTAGAGGCCGCCATTCAGGCCTATAGTCAGCAGCACCGGGCAGAGGAGCAGCTTGGGGACAACCAGGACGATAAGCCCCAGAGTAACATCATCCAGGCTCAACCACAGCCACAGGCGCAGACTCAGAAGGAGCGTAAGCATAGACTCAAGCACGGTAAAGGAGGCAGCAGtggaggaggcagcagcagcaacagcagcagcagcaaatcaGGAGAGGGCAAGCCCTCTGTATGGATTTAA
- the st8sia6 gene encoding alpha-2,8-sialyltransferase 8F has translation MKEQSRHASLILTLLCMGSLLTTVTWYLLDNNVELYKPPPQKKGPGKLSDVCKGCREVIDKVKEHYSQPWKRQEDNSQKLRARLKSKCNGFDKAIVTQANTPVGSKLVYDGERKRNLKVTKEIFSTFAKEHPFATKKLTMCAVVGNGGILNDSKCGKSIDSAEFVMRCNLPPLKNGFEKHVGTKTDLVTANPSILLQKYGGLMGRRRPFVESLQTYGDSLLVLPAFSYGFNTPVCMRAVYTIEDFNSPARPVFFNPGYLMNLTAFWGSEGLKAGRLSTGLIMTSIALEICDNVELYGFWPFSNHPYDYYSLSNHYYDDLKAKAVHAMPAEFNILLQLHRQGLLKLHLGSCLPIKN, from the exons ATGAAGGAACAGAGTAGACATGCCTCTTTGATCCTCACCCTCCTCTGTATGGGGAGCCTGCTGACCACTGTCACCTGGTACTTACTCGACAA TAATGTGGAGCTTTACAAACCGCCACCTCAAAAGAAAGGTCCCGGCAAGCTGAGTGATGTTTGCAAAGGCTGTAG gGAAGTCATCGACAAAGTAAAAGAGCATTACTCTCAACCCTGGAAGAGGCAAGAGGACAATTCTCAAAAACTTAG AGCTCGGCTGAAAAGCAAGTGCAATGGCTTCGACAAGGCCATCGTCACCCAGGCCAACACTCCAGTTGGATCAAAGCTTGTGTACGACGGTGAAAGGAAGAGGAATCTCAAGGTTACCAAGGAGATTTTCAGCACATTCGCAAAG GAGCATCCTTTTGCAACTAAAAAATTGACCATGTGTGCTGTTGTTGGGAACGGCGGTATCTTGAATGACAGCAAGTGTGGAAAGAGCATCGATTCAGCTGAGTTTGTTatgag gtgCAATCTACCACCTTTGAAAAATGGCTTCGAGAAACACGTAGGCACCAAGACTGATCTTGTGACAGCAAACCCAAGCATTCTCCTACAAAA gtaTGGGGGTCTAATGGGTCGTCGCCGTCCGTTTGTGGAGAGTCTGCAAACCTATGGAGACTCTTTGcttgtccttcctgccttttccTATGGCTTCAATACTCCTGTGTGCATGCGGGCAGTCTACACAATTGAGGACTTTAATAGCCCTGCTCGTCCCGTCTTCTTCAACCCTGGGTACCTTATGAATCTGACCGCCTTCTGGGGCAGTGAGGGGCTGAAAGCAGGACGTCTCAGCACTGGCTTAATCATGACTAGCATTGCACTGGAAATCTGTGACAATGTGGAACTGTATGGGTTCTGGCCCTTCAGTAATCACCCATACGATTATTATTCCTTGTCTAATCATTACTACGATGACTTGAAGGCTAAGGCAGTGCATGCCATGCCTGCTGAGTTTAACATCTTGTTACAGCTGCACAGACAGGGCTTGCTCAAACTACACCTGGGATCCTGCTTACCAATTAAAAACTAG